A portion of the Halobacillus ihumii genome contains these proteins:
- the purK gene encoding 5-(carboxyamino)imidazole ribonucleotide synthase, whose protein sequence is MNNNIVRPGQTIGILGGGQLGRMMAVAARHMGYRIAVLDPTEDCPCAQVADEHIVAAYDDREAAEQLLELSDVITYEFENVDLKVARLFEQADKLPQGAYSLEVTQNREKEKQVAVDAGLAVAKYEIVQTFDQFKEAMKTIDFPAVIKTVSGGYDGKGQLPLGNEEHFDDAETFMEEGGTYIVEQWVPFELEISQVFTRGQDGDITYFPVAENIHKNHILHETRVPATVSKKVAKKAQEAVKSLAEKMNIVGTFAVEMFVKDHDVYINELAPRPHNSGHYTIEACNVSQFEQHVRAICGLPLLPIHSFPAAVMVNVLGKHQEILHSKLERYYGFHVHDYGKSEARATRKMGHITFVGENLKEIDELIKNNQIHMW, encoded by the coding sequence GTGAACAATAACATCGTACGACCTGGACAAACGATCGGGATTTTAGGTGGAGGTCAGCTTGGAAGAATGATGGCAGTTGCTGCTAGGCATATGGGTTACCGGATCGCTGTACTTGATCCGACGGAGGACTGCCCTTGTGCCCAAGTTGCGGATGAGCATATTGTGGCAGCTTACGATGACAGAGAAGCTGCTGAACAGTTACTCGAACTGAGCGATGTGATTACGTACGAGTTTGAAAATGTAGATCTCAAAGTGGCTCGACTTTTCGAACAAGCAGACAAGCTTCCACAAGGAGCCTATTCGCTAGAGGTGACCCAAAATCGGGAGAAGGAAAAGCAGGTTGCTGTCGACGCTGGTCTAGCTGTGGCGAAATATGAAATTGTTCAAACGTTTGACCAATTTAAAGAAGCGATGAAAACGATCGATTTTCCGGCAGTGATCAAAACGGTTAGCGGCGGCTATGACGGAAAAGGTCAGCTTCCTCTAGGGAATGAAGAACATTTTGACGATGCAGAGACATTTATGGAAGAAGGCGGAACGTACATCGTTGAACAATGGGTTCCGTTTGAATTAGAAATCTCTCAAGTATTCACAAGGGGGCAAGATGGAGACATCACTTATTTCCCTGTTGCTGAAAACATTCATAAAAATCACATACTGCACGAAACGAGAGTGCCGGCGACAGTCTCCAAAAAAGTGGCTAAAAAAGCACAGGAAGCTGTTAAATCATTAGCTGAAAAAATGAACATTGTCGGGACGTTTGCGGTGGAAATGTTCGTGAAAGACCATGATGTCTATATAAATGAACTGGCACCAAGACCTCATAATTCTGGCCACTATACAATCGAGGCCTGTAATGTCTCCCAATTTGAGCAGCATGTGCGTGCCATTTGCGGGCTGCCGTTATTACCTATTCATTCATTCCCAGCGGCTGTTATGGTTAACGTTCTTGGAAAGCATCAGGAAATCTTACACAGTAAATTAGAACGCTATTATGGATTTCATGTGCATGATTACGGTAAAAGCGAGGCAAGGGCGACCCGGAAGATGGGACATATTACCTTTGTGGGAGAGAATTTAAAAGAAATAGATGAACTAATCAAGAACAATCAAATTCATATGTGGTAA
- the purM gene encoding phosphoribosylformylglycinamidine cyclo-ligase, with translation MSQSYKQAGVDVEAGYEAVERMKKHVARTMRPEVIGGLGSFAGFFDISSMSYEHPVLVTGTDGVGTKLKLAFQMDQHDTIGIDVVAMCVNDIVAQGADPLLFLDYIACGKNEPDRIEQIVKGISDGCEQAGSALVGGETAEMPGMYQSDEYDLAGFVVGMADKDKLITGQHVQAGDVLIGLSSSGVHSNGFSLVRKIIESQELGLKSTYAPFDKPLGEVLLTPTKIYVQSINALKQAVSIKGVAHVTGGGFYENIPRMLPDGMGVSIDQTSWRVPQIFEFLREQGEITDEDMFGVFNMGIGMVAVVSEQDVPASLEALNNAGEKAQVIGHVTEQEGIHWS, from the coding sequence ATGAGTCAATCATACAAACAGGCCGGTGTAGATGTAGAAGCAGGCTATGAAGCAGTCGAACGCATGAAAAAACATGTGGCTAGAACGATGCGTCCAGAAGTTATTGGCGGACTGGGCTCATTTGCAGGGTTTTTTGACATCAGTTCAATGAGCTATGAGCATCCGGTTCTTGTTACAGGGACAGACGGAGTAGGCACGAAGCTGAAGCTTGCTTTTCAAATGGATCAGCATGATACGATCGGCATCGATGTAGTAGCAATGTGTGTCAACGACATTGTTGCTCAAGGAGCAGACCCGCTTTTATTTCTTGATTATATTGCGTGTGGTAAAAATGAACCCGATAGAATTGAGCAAATAGTAAAGGGGATCTCAGACGGCTGTGAACAGGCAGGCAGTGCACTCGTTGGCGGGGAAACTGCCGAAATGCCTGGCATGTACCAGTCGGATGAATACGATTTAGCCGGTTTTGTTGTCGGAATGGCAGATAAAGACAAGTTGATCACAGGCCAGCATGTTCAAGCTGGCGATGTATTAATCGGCCTGTCTTCAAGCGGTGTGCATTCAAATGGTTTTTCGTTAGTCAGGAAAATCATTGAAAGCCAGGAGCTTGGTCTCAAGTCCACCTATGCTCCTTTTGACAAACCGTTAGGGGAAGTTCTTTTAACCCCTACGAAAATATATGTGCAATCGATTAATGCATTAAAACAAGCCGTCTCTATAAAAGGAGTGGCCCACGTGACAGGCGGCGGATTCTATGAAAATATTCCGCGTATGCTCCCAGACGGTATGGGGGTCAGTATTGACCAGACGAGCTGGCGCGTCCCGCAGATTTTTGAATTTCTCCGTGAACAAGGTGAGATAACGGATGAGGATATGTTTGGGGTCTTTAATATGGGAATCGGTATGGTGGCTGTTGTGTCTGAACAAGATGTCCCAGCATCACTTGAAGCCCTTAATAATGCAGGAGAAAAAGCACAGGTGATCGGTCATGTCACAGAGCAGGAAGGAATCCACTGGTCATGA
- the purL gene encoding phosphoribosylformylglycinamidine synthase subunit PurL, giving the protein MPSMLEISPEQIEQQQLYRDMGLSDEEFQSITQILGRRPNYTETGLFSVMWSEHCSYKNSKPLLKKFPTQGQHVLQGPGEGAGIIDIGDEQAVVFKVESHNHPSAVEPYQGAATGVGGILRDVFSMGARPVALLNSLRFGSLKRPRVKYLFEEVVRGIAGYGNCVGVPTVGGEVQFDDAYNGNPLVNAMCVGLIDHKDIQKGIAAGIGNTVMYVGAKTGRDGIHGATFASEELSEESEEKRPSVQVGDPFMEKLLIEACLEVIHHDALVGIQDMGAAGLTSSASEMASKAGTGMLMNMDLIPQREENMTAYEMMLSESQERMLLVVEKGREHEIAEVFRKYDLEAISVGEVTEDKRFRLEHHGETVADVPVDSLAEDAPVYHQPSTVPAYYQEFQEMDTYQPTVSNYGETLADLLKQPTIASKEWVYDQYDSMVQTNTVVRPGSDAAVVRVRGTEKALAMTTDCNSRYIYLDPEMGGQIAVAEAARNIVCSGGRPLGLTDGLNFGSPENPEIFWQMEKSVEGMSEACTALGTPVISGNVSLYNESFGGQAIYPTPVVGMVGLIEKTEHITRSSMKQSRDLIYVIGETKPEFGGSELQGMMEGRHFGKAPEIDLQVEAARQEILLRAIQQGLVQSAHDISEGGFAVALAESLFDEELGCDVRVSGDVTAALFSESQSRFLVSVSPENQQAFEAMVSEARLAGEVTKDGMYRIKENDEVVVEEQTRELKQLWKGAIPCLVKSKA; this is encoded by the coding sequence ATGCCATCAATGCTTGAGATCAGTCCAGAACAAATTGAACAGCAGCAGCTATATCGCGACATGGGATTGAGTGATGAAGAGTTTCAATCCATTACACAGATTCTTGGACGCCGTCCCAACTATACAGAAACTGGTTTGTTTTCAGTTATGTGGTCCGAGCATTGCAGCTATAAGAATTCCAAGCCATTATTAAAAAAATTCCCTACCCAAGGTCAGCACGTCCTTCAGGGGCCAGGTGAAGGGGCAGGAATTATTGATATTGGTGATGAGCAGGCAGTAGTCTTCAAGGTTGAAAGTCATAATCACCCTTCAGCTGTTGAACCTTATCAAGGCGCGGCAACTGGGGTTGGCGGGATCTTGCGTGATGTGTTTTCGATGGGAGCGCGTCCTGTGGCTTTGTTAAATTCACTCAGGTTCGGTTCGTTGAAACGTCCGCGTGTTAAATATTTATTTGAGGAAGTCGTTCGCGGGATTGCAGGATATGGCAACTGTGTCGGTGTTCCAACAGTTGGCGGAGAGGTGCAATTTGACGATGCTTACAACGGGAACCCGCTCGTCAATGCGATGTGTGTCGGCTTAATTGATCATAAGGATATTCAGAAAGGGATTGCAGCAGGTATTGGAAATACAGTCATGTACGTTGGAGCAAAGACCGGACGTGACGGGATTCATGGCGCTACTTTTGCCTCTGAAGAATTATCCGAAGAGTCTGAAGAAAAGCGGCCATCCGTCCAAGTTGGAGACCCTTTTATGGAAAAATTATTAATCGAAGCTTGTCTTGAAGTGATTCATCACGATGCGCTAGTTGGTATTCAAGATATGGGCGCAGCTGGTCTCACGTCTTCTGCTAGTGAAATGGCGAGTAAGGCCGGTACTGGAATGTTAATGAATATGGATCTGATTCCTCAGCGGGAAGAGAATATGACGGCTTATGAAATGATGTTATCTGAATCGCAGGAACGGATGCTGCTCGTAGTTGAAAAAGGACGCGAGCACGAGATTGCAGAAGTGTTTCGTAAGTATGATCTGGAAGCTATATCTGTTGGTGAAGTTACAGAGGATAAGCGTTTCCGGCTAGAGCATCACGGGGAGACCGTGGCCGATGTTCCAGTTGACTCACTTGCTGAAGATGCGCCCGTGTACCATCAGCCTTCAACCGTCCCAGCTTATTATCAGGAGTTTCAAGAAATGGACACCTATCAGCCAACCGTTTCAAATTATGGTGAAACGTTAGCTGATCTCCTGAAGCAACCGACAATAGCCAGTAAAGAATGGGTTTACGATCAATATGACTCCATGGTTCAGACAAATACGGTAGTCAGACCAGGTTCCGATGCAGCAGTTGTGCGCGTACGAGGGACAGAGAAGGCGCTGGCTATGACAACAGACTGTAATTCCCGTTACATTTATTTGGACCCTGAAATGGGCGGCCAAATTGCTGTAGCTGAAGCAGCACGTAATATTGTATGCTCCGGCGGCCGGCCGCTTGGATTAACGGATGGTCTCAACTTTGGATCACCAGAGAATCCTGAGATCTTCTGGCAAATGGAAAAAAGCGTTGAAGGAATGAGTGAAGCTTGTACGGCACTTGGCACACCAGTGATCAGCGGGAATGTTTCTCTTTACAATGAGTCGTTCGGCGGCCAGGCTATTTATCCAACGCCAGTTGTCGGAATGGTCGGCTTAATTGAAAAAACAGAGCATATCACGCGTTCTAGCATGAAGCAGTCAAGGGACCTAATTTATGTCATTGGTGAAACAAAGCCGGAATTCGGCGGCAGTGAGCTTCAAGGAATGATGGAAGGTCGGCATTTTGGAAAAGCGCCTGAAATTGATTTACAAGTGGAAGCAGCACGTCAAGAAATTCTGCTGCGAGCGATTCAACAGGGGCTTGTTCAGTCGGCGCATGATATTTCTGAAGGCGGATTTGCTGTAGCGCTTGCCGAAAGCCTTTTTGATGAAGAACTTGGTTGTGATGTGAGAGTGTCTGGCGATGTCACGGCCGCCCTCTTCTCAGAATCACAATCTCGTTTTCTCGTCTCCGTTTCTCCGGAAAATCAACAGGCATTTGAAGCAATGGTCAGTGAGGCACGCTTAGCAGGGGAAGTAACGAAAGATGGAATGTACCGTATTAAGGAAAATGATGAAGTCGTCGTGGAAGAGCAGACAAGGGAATTAAAGCAACTATGGAAAGGAGCTATTCCATGCTTGGTGAAATCAAAGGCTTAA
- the purF gene encoding amidophosphoribosyltransferase, which translates to MLGEIKGLNEECGIFGVWGHPESAQLTYYGLHALQHRGQEGAGIVTSDGEHMKIAKGHGLINDVFKQDQLDELEGSASIGHVRYATAGDGSYENIQPLMFRSQTGGLALAHNGNLVNAQALKGQLEAQGSILQTTSDTEVVAHLIKRAGNVPVDEAICQALSMIKGAYAFLMMKEDKLFVANDPRGLRPLSIGYLGDSWVVSSETCAFDIIGASYEREVQPGELIVIDKNGLESKRFAAPIQRTLCSMEHVYFSRPDSNLDGKNVHASRKRMGKALADEAPIEADVVTGVPDSSISAAIGYAEAAGLPYELGLIKNRYVGRTFIQPSQELREQGVKMKLSAVRGIVEGKRVVMVDDSIVRGTTSRRIVKMLKEAGALEVHVRIASPPIENPCYYGIDTSTSGELIAANNSVEEIEKQIGADSLAYLSVDGLNQSIYEGNESLEHGGCMACFTGNYPTEIYPNTVLPYEKA; encoded by the coding sequence ATGCTTGGTGAAATCAAAGGCTTAAACGAAGAATGCGGCATATTTGGTGTCTGGGGTCATCCGGAATCGGCACAGCTGACTTATTATGGACTTCACGCTCTTCAACATCGTGGACAGGAAGGGGCGGGGATCGTCACTTCAGATGGAGAACATATGAAAATAGCAAAAGGGCACGGCTTAATCAATGATGTGTTCAAGCAGGATCAGTTAGACGAACTTGAAGGTTCTGCCTCTATTGGTCATGTTCGTTATGCTACAGCCGGAGATGGAAGCTATGAAAATATTCAACCGTTAATGTTCCGTTCGCAAACAGGCGGACTTGCTCTCGCTCATAATGGCAATCTAGTCAACGCTCAAGCTTTGAAAGGTCAGCTTGAGGCTCAAGGGTCTATTTTGCAAACGACTTCTGATACAGAGGTCGTTGCCCATCTAATTAAGCGGGCTGGAAATGTTCCGGTTGATGAGGCCATCTGTCAGGCACTGTCTATGATTAAAGGAGCTTATGCCTTTCTCATGATGAAAGAGGACAAGTTGTTTGTGGCCAATGATCCGCGCGGGTTAAGGCCGCTGTCTATCGGTTACCTCGGTGATTCATGGGTTGTGTCTTCTGAGACGTGTGCCTTTGACATTATTGGGGCCAGTTATGAACGTGAAGTACAGCCAGGGGAACTGATCGTAATCGATAAAAATGGCTTAGAATCCAAACGTTTTGCCGCTCCGATCCAACGGACACTTTGCTCAATGGAACATGTTTATTTTTCCCGTCCTGATAGTAACCTGGATGGCAAAAATGTTCACGCCTCAAGGAAGAGAATGGGCAAGGCTCTGGCTGATGAAGCCCCGATTGAAGCGGATGTTGTGACAGGGGTACCGGATTCAAGCATATCAGCAGCCATCGGCTACGCTGAGGCAGCAGGTCTGCCATATGAACTCGGCCTAATTAAAAATCGCTACGTTGGACGCACGTTCATTCAGCCTTCACAGGAACTCCGTGAACAGGGTGTGAAGATGAAACTGTCGGCTGTTCGCGGAATTGTCGAAGGGAAGCGTGTCGTAATGGTCGATGATTCGATTGTGCGCGGAACCACAAGCCGCCGTATTGTCAAAATGCTTAAGGAAGCCGGTGCATTAGAGGTACATGTACGCATTGCTTCACCCCCTATAGAAAATCCGTGCTATTACGGAATTGATACGTCAACGAGCGGTGAATTGATTGCGGCGAACAACTCTGTCGAAGAAATCGAGAAGCAGATAGGGGCAGACAGTTTAGCCTACTTATCTGTTGATGGATTAAATCAGTCTATATATGAGGGTAATGAATCGCTTGAACACGGCGGCTGTATGGCTTGCTTTACGGGCAACTATCCAACAGAGATTTATCCGAACACTGTTTTACCATATGAGAAAGCCTAG
- the purN gene encoding phosphoribosylglycinamide formyltransferase translates to MINLAVFASGTGSNFDAIMDAIENGNLEAEVSLLVSDRIDAGVIEKAQRRQIDTVVFNPKSFANKEAFEKALLHDCKDRGVEWIVLAGYMRLIGLTLLTAYEHRILNIHPSLLPAFPGKDAIGQAFDSQVKVTGVTVHYVDDGMDTGPIIDQEAVRIHEQDTKEDIKQKIQAVEHELYPRVIQSLTIKEESR, encoded by the coding sequence ATGATAAATCTAGCTGTCTTTGCGTCGGGAACAGGTTCGAATTTTGATGCGATCATGGATGCAATTGAAAACGGGAATCTTGAGGCTGAGGTATCTTTGCTTGTCTCAGACCGGATTGATGCCGGCGTCATTGAGAAAGCACAGAGGAGACAAATCGATACCGTTGTCTTCAACCCTAAATCTTTTGCAAATAAAGAAGCTTTTGAAAAGGCACTTCTCCATGACTGTAAGGATAGAGGAGTGGAATGGATTGTTCTTGCGGGTTATATGAGACTCATCGGTCTAACTCTGCTAACGGCATACGAACACCGAATTCTCAATATTCATCCGTCTTTGCTGCCAGCTTTTCCAGGTAAAGATGCAATCGGTCAAGCCTTTGACAGTCAAGTTAAGGTAACCGGTGTAACGGTTCATTACGTTGATGATGGCATGGACACGGGTCCTATTATCGATCAGGAGGCCGTCCGCATCCATGAACAAGATACAAAAGAAGATATAAAACAAAAGATTCAAGCTGTTGAACACGAATTGTACCCGCGTGTCATCCAGTCATTAACGATCAAGGAGGAGTCCAGATGA
- the purQ gene encoding phosphoribosylformylglycinamidine synthase subunit PurQ — protein MKFAVVVFPGSNCDRDMAFAITEALGQEADLVWYQEANLSDYDGILLPGGFSYGDYLRSGAIASTSGVIEQIRQAAERGKPVLGVCNGFQVLLEMGLLPGAMLPNKNLKFMCHDETLLVENNQTLFTDFYQDKEEISIPIAHGDGNYYCDEATYQNLRDNGQIVFTYAANPNGSVADIAGITNEQGNVLGMMPHPERAVDALVGSEDGLRLFQSILTHWRNNHAINA, from the coding sequence GTGAAGTTTGCTGTCGTTGTTTTTCCAGGATCGAACTGTGATCGGGATATGGCTTTTGCTATTACGGAAGCTTTAGGTCAAGAAGCGGATCTAGTATGGTATCAAGAAGCAAATCTATCAGACTACGACGGAATTCTTTTGCCAGGCGGCTTCTCTTATGGGGATTATTTACGCTCCGGGGCGATCGCTTCTACTTCAGGGGTGATTGAACAAATCCGCCAGGCGGCTGAACGTGGCAAGCCTGTACTCGGTGTTTGCAATGGGTTTCAAGTGCTGCTTGAGATGGGCTTGCTGCCGGGTGCTATGCTGCCTAATAAAAACTTGAAGTTTATGTGCCATGACGAAACACTTCTCGTAGAAAATAACCAAACTTTGTTCACTGACTTTTATCAGGATAAGGAAGAAATCAGCATCCCGATCGCTCATGGAGATGGAAACTATTATTGCGATGAAGCAACGTATCAAAATTTACGAGACAATGGTCAAATTGTCTTTACGTATGCAGCGAACCCGAACGGCTCTGTCGCTGATATCGCTGGAATTACCAATGAACAAGGCAATGTACTTGGAATGATGCCCCACCCAGAGCGCGCCGTCGATGCGTTAGTGGGAAGTGAGGACGGCCTTCGTTTATTTCAATCAATTTTGACACACTGGAGGAATAACCATGCCATCAATGCTTGA
- the purS gene encoding phosphoribosylformylglycinamidine synthase subunit PurS, translating into MRKVKIYITLKEGVLDPQGKAVQHSLHSLEYKNVGEVRIGKYMEVMLEDEGNIEQQVDKMCDQLLANPVIEDYSYTIEEVV; encoded by the coding sequence ATGCGAAAAGTAAAAATCTATATCACTCTTAAAGAAGGTGTCCTTGATCCCCAAGGGAAAGCGGTCCAGCATTCCCTGCATTCCCTTGAATATAAGAACGTCGGTGAAGTGAGAATCGGTAAATATATGGAAGTTATGCTGGAGGACGAAGGTAATATTGAACAGCAAGTGGATAAAATGTGTGACCAGTTGCTGGCTAACCCTGTTATTGAAGATTACTCGTACACGATCGAGGAGGTTGTCTAA
- the purC gene encoding phosphoribosylaminoimidazolesuccinocarboxamide synthase: MKGSLLYEGKAKRVYHVEGEPEQLILSYKNDATAFNGKKKDQFEGKGRLNNLIASKIFDYLKQNDISSHFIKTLNDTEQLVEKTTIIPLEVVVRNIAAGSITKRLGIPEKEPFNPPLVELFYKKDELDDPIINDQHAYHLTDVNKEELHFIKEKALEVNALLANLCKRTGLDLVDFKLEFGRLADGTIVLADEISPDTCRLWDDETGEKMDKDVFRENLGDLISVYETILQRLEEYTCEK, from the coding sequence ATGAAGGGTTCTCTTTTGTATGAGGGCAAGGCGAAGAGGGTTTACCATGTTGAGGGTGAGCCGGAACAGCTTATTTTATCTTATAAGAATGATGCCACTGCATTTAATGGCAAGAAAAAGGATCAATTTGAAGGCAAAGGGCGTCTGAACAATTTGATCGCCTCAAAAATCTTTGATTATTTAAAACAGAACGATATATCCTCACATTTTATTAAAACGCTGAATGATACCGAGCAGCTTGTGGAAAAAACGACCATTATCCCCCTTGAAGTGGTTGTCCGTAACATTGCAGCCGGCAGTATTACGAAAAGACTTGGTATTCCAGAAAAAGAGCCTTTTAATCCCCCGTTAGTTGAACTTTTTTATAAGAAAGATGAATTAGATGATCCGATTATTAACGATCAGCATGCTTATCATTTAACAGATGTAAATAAAGAAGAGCTTCACTTTATAAAAGAAAAAGCACTTGAAGTAAATGCGCTATTAGCTAATTTATGTAAACGAACAGGGCTTGACCTGGTTGACTTTAAGTTAGAGTTTGGCCGGCTGGCTGATGGAACGATTGTCCTGGCTGATGAAATTTCTCCTGATACTTGCCGCCTTTGGGATGATGAAACAGGTGAGAAAATGGACAAAGATGTGTTCCGGGAAAACCTTGGTGACTTAATTTCAGTATATGAAACGATTCTGCAACGACTGGAGGAGTACACATGCGAAAAGTAA
- the purB gene encoding adenylosuccinate lyase produces the protein MIERYTRPEMGSIWTEENRYQAWLEVELLACEAWSELGVIPTEDVAKLREGASFNIDRIHEIEAETRHDVVAFTRAVSETVGEERKWVHYGLTSTDVVDTALSYQLKQANEIIRKDLVAFIDILADKAREHKHTVMMGRTHGVHAEPTTFGLKLALYYEEMKRNLERLDLAIKHIEVGKLSGAVGTYANIDPFVEQYVCDKLGLSAAPVSTQTLQRDRHAHYVSTLALIAASIEKIAVEIRGLQKTETREVEEFFAKGQKGSSAMPHKRNPIGSENMTGMARVLRGEMLTAFENVPLWHERDISHSSAERVILPDATIAINYMLNRFGNIVKNLTVFPERMQENMEKTYGLIFSQRVLLTLIDQGMVREEAYDLVQPKAMEAWERGVPFRSLIEADDKITSTLTEEQIEACFDYKHHLKNVDRIFDRIGL, from the coding sequence ATGATAGAACGTTATACAAGGCCTGAAATGGGTTCCATTTGGACAGAAGAAAATAGATACCAGGCATGGCTAGAAGTGGAATTGTTAGCTTGTGAAGCATGGAGTGAGCTTGGAGTCATTCCAACAGAAGATGTAGCGAAACTGCGTGAAGGAGCCTCTTTTAATATTGATCGCATTCATGAAATTGAAGCAGAAACGCGACACGATGTTGTAGCATTCACGCGGGCTGTTTCTGAAACCGTTGGGGAAGAACGTAAGTGGGTGCATTACGGATTAACGTCTACAGATGTTGTAGATACGGCTCTTTCTTATCAGCTGAAGCAGGCTAATGAAATCATTCGCAAGGACCTTGTCGCTTTCATTGATATTCTGGCTGATAAAGCTCGAGAGCATAAGCACACGGTTATGATGGGACGTACGCACGGCGTCCATGCCGAGCCGACAACGTTTGGCCTTAAGTTGGCGCTTTATTATGAAGAAATGAAGCGTAATCTCGAGCGTCTTGATCTGGCAATCAAGCATATAGAGGTTGGCAAGTTATCAGGAGCTGTAGGAACATATGCCAATATTGATCCATTTGTGGAGCAGTATGTTTGCGACAAGCTTGGTCTTTCAGCTGCACCTGTTTCGACGCAGACACTGCAGCGGGATCGTCACGCCCATTACGTGTCAACGCTTGCTTTAATTGCAGCCTCTATTGAAAAAATTGCTGTGGAAATTCGAGGCCTGCAGAAGACAGAAACTCGTGAAGTGGAAGAGTTTTTTGCAAAAGGGCAAAAAGGGTCTTCTGCTATGCCTCATAAACGAAATCCGATTGGGTCTGAGAATATGACAGGCATGGCGCGTGTGCTGCGTGGGGAAATGCTGACAGCTTTTGAGAATGTGCCGTTATGGCATGAACGTGATATTTCTCATTCTTCCGCAGAACGCGTCATCCTGCCTGATGCGACGATTGCGATTAATTACATGCTGAATCGCTTCGGAAATATCGTAAAGAATTTAACTGTATTCCCTGAGCGGATGCAGGAAAATATGGAGAAAACGTACGGTTTGATTTTCTCTCAGCGCGTATTGCTGACACTGATCGATCAGGGGATGGTGCGCGAGGAAGCGTATGATCTTGTGCAGCCTAAGGCAATGGAGGCATGGGAACGTGGAGTGCCTTTCCGGAGTTTGATTGAAGCGGATGACAAGATTACATCCACACTAACTGAAGAACAAATCGAAGCATGCTTTGACTACAAACACCACCTAAAAAATGTCGACCGCATCTTCGACCGCATCGGGTTGTAA